In a single window of the Pseudomonas oryzihabitans genome:
- a CDS encoding alpha/beta fold hydrolase: protein MIRSTDAKTPAGTAYRIAGDGSPLVLIHGVGLSKDMWGGQLAGLAPRYQVIAYDMLGHGESQRPAAQATLDDYAAQLTELLDHLALETAVVVGFSMGGLIARAFALSYPQRLDALVILNSVFNRSVEQRSGVLERSRQAELEGPDANLDSALARWFSREYQGANPAQIQALRQAFANNDPQGYLTTYTLFATQDRYGAERLDSLQVPTLVATGELDSGSTPEMARQLAARIPRARTAVLADQRHMMPVESPKLVNALLLDFLDDVLAKAPSTSIKGYVA from the coding sequence ATGATCCGGTCTACAGACGCCAAGACCCCCGCCGGCACCGCCTACCGCATCGCCGGCGATGGCAGCCCCCTCGTCCTGATCCACGGGGTGGGGCTCAGCAAGGACATGTGGGGCGGTCAACTCGCGGGGCTCGCACCACGCTACCAGGTGATCGCCTATGACATGCTCGGCCATGGCGAGAGCCAGCGCCCGGCGGCGCAGGCGACGCTCGACGACTATGCCGCGCAGCTCACCGAACTGCTCGATCACCTGGCGCTGGAAACGGCCGTGGTGGTCGGCTTCTCCATGGGCGGCCTGATCGCCCGGGCCTTCGCCCTGAGCTATCCGCAGCGGCTGGACGCGCTGGTGATCCTCAACAGCGTGTTCAATCGCTCGGTGGAGCAACGCAGCGGAGTTCTGGAGCGGAGCCGCCAGGCCGAACTCGAAGGCCCCGACGCCAATCTCGATAGCGCCCTGGCCCGCTGGTTCAGCCGCGAGTATCAAGGCGCCAACCCGGCGCAGATCCAGGCGCTGCGTCAAGCCTTCGCCAACAACGACCCCCAGGGCTATCTGACCACCTACACCCTGTTCGCCACCCAGGACCGCTACGGTGCCGAGCGGCTGGACAGCCTCCAGGTACCCACCCTGGTGGCTACTGGCGAGCTGGACAGCGGCTCGACCCCGGAGATGGCGCGCCAGCTGGCCGCACGGATTCCGCGCGCGCGCACTGCCGTGCTGGCCGACCAGCGCCATATGATGCCGGTCGAGTCACCCAAGCTGGTCAACGCCCTGCTGCTGGACTTCCTCGACGACGTCCTGGCCAAGGCCCCTTCCACTTCCATCAAGGGATACGTGGCATGA